GACACGGGTCCTGACTGAGTTGTTCGAGATCTACGAGTCCGAGTCGAAGCGGGTCGTCGAGACCCCGGTCTACTGGGACCCCGAACTAGGCGTCTTGACGTCGACAGTCCATGACGAACGCCAGGACGAAGCCAAGTGTCGGCTCTCCCTTGTCTACCCGGCCCTCGACCTGGCCCTGAAGTGTTCGCATATCTTCAACTTGCTCGACGCCCGCGGCGCCGTCTCCGTCACCGAGCGCGCCGCCTACATCAACCGGATCAGGGCGCGCGTCCGCGCCTGCTGCCTCAAATATGTGGCGCCCTATCAGGCTGCCGCGACCAAGTGAAGACCAAACGCCTCGTCGTGGTCGGCGCGGAGTCGACCGGCAAAACCACCCTCTGTCAGGACCTCGCCGGACAGACCGGTCTCCCTTGGGTCCGCGAATACGGCCGCGACTACACCCTGGAAAAGTACGCCAAGGAGGGCCCGGACTCTCCCTGGACCTCCGCGGAGTTCGTCCACATCGCGAAAGTCCAACAGGCGCTAGAAGCCGAGGTCGAGGCGACTGGGGCGCCTCTCGTCATCTGTGACACCAACGCCTGGGCGACCGGCCTGTGGCACGAACGGTACATGGGGTTTCGAGACCCCGCCACAGACGCGGTCGGAGCCGCCGACCTGGTCGACCACTACGTCCTCAGTGGGCTGGACGTGCCGTTCGAACCTGACGAAATACGAGACGGCGAGGACTACCGAGAATGGATGCACGCCGAATTCGTCCGCTTGCTTGACGAAGGCCCCGTCCCCTGGACGCTGGCGACCGGCTCGCGCAGCGAGCGGGTCGCCAAGGTCCTGCCCGTCATTAAGCAGCTTCTCGCCGGCGACTACCAGGCGTAGTGCTCAGGAGCCGTCTTGTAGGGCGGGAAGATCGCGTCGATCCTCTCCAACGTCTTGTGGTCGAGCTTGACGTCGAGTGCCGCGACCGCCCCCTCCAGTTGTTCGACGGTGCGGGGGCCGATGATCGGTGCGGTGACGAACGGGCGGGTCAACGTCCATGCCAGCGCCACGTGGCCCGGGTCTTGGCCAAGCTTGGCACAAAGCTTCTCCCACGCCTGCAGTTGGCGGCCGTGCTTCTCGACGACCTTCTTGGACCACTCGCCATGGCGGCGTTTGCCCTGCTGGCCACCCATCACGCCCGCCAAAGCACCGCCGGCAAGCGGTGACCAAGGGATCACCCCGACGCCATACGCCTCGCAGGCCGGCCCAACCTCGAGCTCGATGTCCCGTTGCAAGAGCGAGTACTTGGACTGTTCCGTCACCAAGCCAAGCTTGCCCAAACGTCGGGCGGCCTCGTTGGCCTGCACGATGTGCCAGGCGGCAAAGTTGGACGATCCGACGTAGAGGACCTTGCCCTGCTGGACGAGCACGTCGAAGGCCTGCCAGACCTCCTCCCATGGCGCATGCCGGTAGATGTGGTGCATCTGCTCGATGTCAAGGTAGTCGGTGCGTAAGCGCTTGAGCGATGCCTCGCAAGCCCGCCGGATATGCAGGGCGCTGACATAGCCGGTGTTGGGCCAACCCTTGAGTTCGTCCTTGCCCATCTGACCGTACAGCTTCGTGGCCAGAACGACCCTCTCGCGCCGGTTGCCCCCTTGGGCGAACCACTCGCCGACGATCTGTTCGGTGACCCCCTCACCCTGCTGCCAACCGTAGACGTCCGCGGTGTCGAAGAAGTTGATCCCGAGCTCCAGTGCCCGGTCCATGATCTTGAAGCTGTCCTCTTTGCTCGTCTCGGGGCCGAAGTTCATCGTGCCTAGGCAAAGGCGAGATACGACGAGGCCAGTCCGGCCGAGGTGAGTCAAAGACTTGTCCACAGGTCTCGGTATACCTGGGTACTGCCAAGAGGAGACGGCCCAGGCGATGCCTGGGCCGTTGGTCGTGGACCGGCCTTGCTCAGATTCCGTAAAGGGCGCGGTACTTGGCCGTGATCCCGGCGATGTACGCCTCAGGGCCGAACGGCTTGCCCGTCACCCGCCGGACAAGTTCGGCCGGTGTGTAACGCTTGCCTTGGCGGTAGACCTTCTCCTGCAGCCACGAGAGGATCGGGGGGAAATCACCCTTCGCCATGAGGGCGTCCACATCGCCGAGGTCCTTCCTTAGGCAATCGAACACCTGATAGCTGAGAATGCTGCCCATCGCGTAGGTCGGGAAGTATCCAAACGAGCCCGACGACCAGTGGACGTCCTGGAGGCAGCCCAAGGTGTCCGTCGGCGGCACGATCCCCAGGTAGGCGCGGTATTTCTCGTTCCAGGCCTCGGGCAAGTCCTTCACCGGCAACGCGCCAGACATCAAGTCGCATTCGAGTTCGAACCGCACCATGATGTGCAGGCTGTAAGTGACCTCGTCCGCCTCGACCCGGATGAACGACGGCTCCACCTTGTTGAGCATCTTCACCCAACCCGGCACGTCGAAGGCCTTGGTCGCCGGGAACGCGGCCTGAAGCTTGGGGAGCATGAACGTCCAGAAGGCGTGGGACCGACCGACAATGTTCTCCCAGGTCCGGCTTTGGCTTTCGTGCCAGCCCAAGCTGACGCCTCCGGCCAGCGGAGTCCGGGCGTAACTTGCCGGGGTGCCCTGCTCGTACATGCCATGGCCCGCCTCGTGCAAGGTGCCCATGATCGCGCTCGGCAGGTAGTCCTTGAACCGCGTGGTCAAACGGACGTCGGTGGTGTCGGGGCCGCCGCAGAACGGATGGACGGCGGTGTCCTGCCGCCCATGGTTGAAGTCAAACCCGACCGCCCGGGCGATCATGTCGCAGAAGGCGCGTTGGTCAGCCTCGGGCCATTCACCGTATAGGGCCGAGTCGTCCACCGGCCCCGCCTCTTTGATCGCGGCGACCAAGTTGACGACCGGTTGGCGGATACCGTCGAACATCGTGTCCCAACCCTTCTTCGTCGCGCCTTCTTCGTAGAGGTCGGTGAGGGCGTCGTAAACGTGGTCGGTGTAGCCCAGGTAGTCCGCTTCCTTCCGGGTGATGTCGACCAGCCGGCTGAGCATGGGGGCGAAGGCGGCAAAATCGTTCTCTGCCCGAGCTTTGACCCAGACTTCGTGGCCCTCCGCAGACAAGACCGCCTTTTCTTCCACCAGGCTCGCAGGGATGTTGGTCCGTTGCCCGACCTCGCGGTCCAGGACACGCACCACCGCCTCGTCGTCGGTACCTGGCTCCGCCTCGGTCTTGGCACGCTCCAAATCACGGCGGAACTCGTCGGAAGTGAACATCTCGTGGGTCAGCCGCGAGATGCAGCCCAAGTGGGCGCCCCGGGCTTCGGCGGCCCCGGGTGGCATCAGCACCTGCTGGTCCCACCCCATCAGGGATTCGGCGGCCTGGAGGGCGTTGATGTCGGCATAGCGCTGCCTCAGCGCAGCAAGTGAAGACATGGACAGGTTTTACCAGCCGTCACGTCTTGACCGTGGCCAATTCACCTGTCGCGCCCTCTTCAAACGCCATCTTGGTCAGGTTCTTGGGCACGTCGATCGGATATTGGCCGTTGAAGCAGGCCAAGCAGAATTCGCTTTGGGGCCGTCCGACGGCGCGCGTCGCACCCGCGATGCTGAGGTACCCCAGTGACGTGGCCCCGACATGCTGGCAGATCTGCTTTTCCGTCATCGTGGCGGCGGCAAGTTCGGCGGTCGAAGCCATGTCGATGCCATAGAAGCAGGGGTGCTTGATCGGAGGGGCGGTGATGCGGACATGGACTTCCTTGGCCCCGTTGTCCAATAGCATCCTGACGATCTGTCGGGTCGTCGTCGCCCGGACGATTGAATCGTCAACGAGCACGACCCGCTTGTGACGGATCCGGTCTTCGAGAGGAGAGAGCTTCATCCGGACGCCCATCTCGCGCATGCGCTGGTCAGGCTGGATGAACGTGCGGTGGATGTAGCGGTTCTTCATCATCCCCTCGCAGAACGGGATGCCGCTGACCCGGCTGTAGCCGATGGCCGCAGGAATGCCGCTGTCGGGGACGGGGATGACGATGTCCGCTTCGGCGGGCTTCTCGACCGCCAGTTCCATACCCATCCTTTCCCGGGCGTCGTAGATGAGCGAGCCGTACATGCGTGAGTCGGGGCGAGCGAAATAAATGAGCTCGAACAAGCACAGGTTGTGGGCCGCAGGCGGGGCGGCTTGGGCCATGCGGAGACCTTGCTTGTCGATGATGACCACCTCGCCCGGGCCGACCTCGCTGATCGGTTCCGCACCGACCGGGACGAAGGCGCAGCTCTCACTGGCGACGATGAACCCGTCCTGG
The Fimbriimonadaceae bacterium genome window above contains:
- a CDS encoding ATP-binding protein; the encoded protein is MKTKRLVVVGAESTGKTTLCQDLAGQTGLPWVREYGRDYTLEKYAKEGPDSPWTSAEFVHIAKVQQALEAEVEATGAPLVICDTNAWATGLWHERYMGFRDPATDAVGAADLVDHYVLSGLDVPFEPDEIRDGEDYREWMHAEFVRLLDEGPVPWTLATGSRSERVAKVLPVIKQLLAGDYQA
- a CDS encoding aldo/keto reductase, encoding MNFGPETSKEDSFKIMDRALELGINFFDTADVYGWQQGEGVTEQIVGEWFAQGGNRRERVVLATKLYGQMGKDELKGWPNTGYVSALHIRRACEASLKRLRTDYLDIEQMHHIYRHAPWEEVWQAFDVLVQQGKVLYVGSSNFAAWHIVQANEAARRLGKLGLVTEQSKYSLLQRDIELEVGPACEAYGVGVIPWSPLAGGALAGVMGGQQGKRRHGEWSKKVVEKHGRQLQAWEKLCAKLGQDPGHVALAWTLTRPFVTAPIIGPRTVEQLEGAVAALDVKLDHKTLERIDAIFPPYKTAPEHYAW
- the purF gene encoding amidophosphoribosyltransferase translates to ANAQPIHCVSTVGEIAVAHNGNLVNTKELRAELIAEGVDLQTTADSEVIAQLIVRNLHLGVVNAVSAVMKRIRGAYAVTVLTPDMVLGFRDPHGVRPLVVGRLQDGFIVASESCAFVPVGAEPISEVGPGEVVIIDKQGLRMAQAAPPAAHNLCLFELIYFARPDSRMYGSLIYDARERMGMELAVEKPAEADIVIPVPDSGIPAAIGYSRVSGIPFCEGMMKNRYIHRTFIQPDQRMREMGVRMKLSPLEDRIRHKRVVLVDDSIVRATTTRQIVRMLLDNGAKEVHVRITAPPIKHPCFYGIDMASTAELAAATMTEKQICQHVGATSLGYLSIAGATRAVGRPQSEFCLACFNGQYPIDVPKNLTKMAFEEGATGELATVKT
- a CDS encoding carboxypeptidase M32, whose protein sequence is MSSLAALRQRYADINALQAAESLMGWDQQVLMPPGAAEARGAHLGCISRLTHEMFTSDEFRRDLERAKTEAEPGTDDEAVVRVLDREVGQRTNIPASLVEEKAVLSAEGHEVWVKARAENDFAAFAPMLSRLVDITRKEADYLGYTDHVYDALTDLYEEGATKKGWDTMFDGIRQPVVNLVAAIKEAGPVDDSALYGEWPEADQRAFCDMIARAVGFDFNHGRQDTAVHPFCGGPDTTDVRLTTRFKDYLPSAIMGTLHEAGHGMYEQGTPASYARTPLAGGVSLGWHESQSRTWENIVGRSHAFWTFMLPKLQAAFPATKAFDVPGWVKMLNKVEPSFIRVEADEVTYSLHIMVRFELECDLMSGALPVKDLPEAWNEKYRAYLGIVPPTDTLGCLQDVHWSSGSFGYFPTYAMGSILSYQVFDCLRKDLGDVDALMAKGDFPPILSWLQEKVYRQGKRYTPAELVRRVTGKPFGPEAYIAGITAKYRALYGI